GTGCGGACGTCCTCGCGGCATGCGGACTGGACGATGAACAGCTCTTCGCGTGGCCGCAGCGGCCGCAACACGAGCACGGTGGGCGCTGCGGCAGGCGCTGCTGCTGCACCGGCCGCCGGCGTGGCTGTCGTTACTGCGCCGCCGGATGCCGCGCTCAGCGCACTCTGGCAGGACGGTGAGACCTTGGCCTTGTTCTTCTCCAGGCAGTCGAGCGCGGGGGCGCCGCCCGTCGGCACGCCGGCGCATACTTTGGGGTAGTCGCCACGACATGCACTCTTGATAGCAGCAACCTGCGCGCTGCTCGGCTGCTTGGCCGCCGCGGCTTTCGGCGCCGGTGCAGTTGCCGGCTTTGCCACGGGAGCGGGTTCAGCTTTCGGCGCCGCAGGCGCGGCCTTGGGAGCAGCTTCGGCCTTCGGCGCGGCCGGAGCGGTTTCGGTCTTCGCTGCGGGGGGAGCCGGTTCGGCCTTCGGCGCGGCGGGAGCAGCTTCAGTCTTCGGAGCGGCCGCAGGCTCGACCGCGCGAACCGCGGTCTGGCATCCGCCCGACAGGCTCGACATGTTCTTCTTCAGGCATTGATAGGCTTCGACGCCGCCGGGCGTCACGCTGGCGCAGTGCGCCATGAAGTCCGAGCGGCATGCGGAGCGGATGGCGCTCTTCTGGGCGTCGGTCGGCGCTTGCGCGAATGCGCCTGTTGCAGTTGCGAAGAGCGTTGCCGCCAGCACCGCCGCGCGCGTTGACGCATGTTTCAACGTGTTGAACATCTGAGTGAATTTCTGCCCTGTCGGTAACGCCGAAGCCTTGTCAAAAGTGATGCAAACAATCGTCGCGCGTGGTGGCGCGTGAAGCGGCATCTTTGGCCGCTTCTGCTTCTGCCGCAAGTCAATATTGCCCGCGCAATTGCGATGTAACGACGTCGCTAGAGCCTGACCATCCGCTTGCCGCGATTCTCGCCCGCAAGCAATCCGATCAGCGCCTTCGGCGTGTTCTCCAGGCCGTCGATGATGTCTTCCTGCACCTTCAGTCTGCCGGATCTGACCCAGCCCTGCAGCTCGGCGAGCGCGCGCTGGCTCTCCTTCATGTAATCCATCACGATGAAGCCCTGCATCACCAGCCGCTTCACCACGATCAGACCCGGCACGCCGCGCGGACCGTGAGCGGAAGGCGCGCCGTCATATTGCGAGATCGCGCCGCAGCAGGCGATGCGGCCGTAATTGTTCATCTGCGGCAGGCAGGCCTCCAGAATGTTGCCGCCGACATTGTCGAAATAGACGTCGATGCCCTCAGGCGCCGCGGCGCGGAGCGCCTTGAAGACCGCGCCGTCCTTGTAGTCGACGGCGGCATCGAAGCCGAGCTCGGAGGTCAGCCAGTTGCATTTATCTGCGCCGCCGGCGATGCCGATCACGCGGCACCCCTTGATCCTGGCGATCTGGCCGACGATCGAGCCGACCGAGCCCGCAGCCGCGGAAACGACGACGGTCTCGCCCTCCCGGGGTTTGCCGATCTCCAGCAGGCCGAAATAAGCCGTGAGGCCGGCGATGCCGAACACGCTGAGCAGATGCGTCATCGGCTCGAGCTTCGGCATCTTGGTGAGATGCTTTGCCGGCACCGCGGCAAACTCCTGCCAGCCGGTGTCACCGAACACGATGTCGCCCGCCGCAAGCCCTTCTGCCTTCGAGCTGACGACCTCGGCGATGGCGCCGCCGGCCATCACGCTGTTCGCTTCGACGGCGGAGCGATAGGTCGCGCCATGCATCCAGGCCCGGTTGGCGGCGTCGAGCGAAATGTATCGCACGCGCAGCAGGGCTTCGCCGTCGTTTGGCGCCGGCACTGTGCCTTCCACCATCTTGAAATGTTCGGGGCCAAGCTTGCCGCTGGGCTTTTCGACCAGCAAGATCTGGCGATTGACGTTGCCGCTCATGGCGTTTCCCTCTTTGATCGTCTTGACGATTATTGAAGCAGCCGCCGCAAACAAAACGTGCAGGCCGCGTGCGTTGTGCGCTGCATGAAGGCTAGAGCGCGGCGCTTCATTTCACAACGGGAACATCCTGAAAACGCGATCACACGCAAAGCGTGTTGCGTGGCTGTGATATCTGCGACATCATGAAGCGCCGGTGTACGTAGGGGTAAGCGATGTCGAACAGGTTTACGCAATACATTCTGGCGGCGATGGTGCTCGGGATCGTCATGGGGGCGGCGATCTACAACTTCCTGCCGGATACCCGCGGCGAGTGGGCCTCTGCCATCAACCTGATCGCCATGATGTTCCTGCGCCTGATCAAGATGATCATCGCGCCGCTGGTGTTCGCGACCCTGGTCGGCGGCATCGCCCATATGGGATCGGGCTCCAAGCTCGGCCGCATCTTCGCCAAGACCATGGGTTGGTTCATCAGCGCCTCCTTCATTTCGCTGCTGCTGGGCCTCATCATGGTCAATCTGCTGCAGCCCGGCGCGAATTTCCCCGGCACGCTGCCTGCGGCGGGCCAATCGACCGGCCTGCCGGTCTCGGCCTTCTCGATCGAGAAGTTCCTGACCCATCTGATCCCGACCTCGATCGCGGACGCGATGGCGCAAAACGAGATCCTGCAGATCGTGATCTTTGCGGTGTTCTTCTCGGTGGCAATGGGCGCAATGCCCGAGCGGTCAAAGCCGATCCTGGCGCTGATCGACGACATCGGCCACATCATGCTCAAGGTGACGAGCTACGTGATGCTGTTCGCCCCGCTCGCGGTGTGGGCCGCCATCACCGCGACGGTGGCCAAGAACGGCCTCGCCGTGCTCTGGAAGCTCGTCGTCTTCATGGGCGGCTTCTATCTCTCGCTGATGATCCTGTGGGCCATCCTGGTCGTCGTCGGCTTCATCGTGATCGGGCCGCGCTACAGCCATCTCTTGAAGCTGATCCGCGAACCCCTGATGATCGCGTTCTCCACCGCAAGCTCGGAGGCGGCGTATCCGAAGACGCTGGAGGGGCTCAACCGCTTCGGCGCCTCGTCGCGGATATCGAGCTTCGTGCTGCCGCTCGGTTATTCCTTCAACCTCGACGGCACGATGATGTACTGCACCTTCGCCAGTATCTTCATCGCGCAGAGCTACCACATCGACATGCCGCTCGGCACCCAGCTCGCGATGCTGGCGACGCTGATGATCACCTCGAAGGGCGTCGCCGGCGTGCCGCGCGCCTCGCTGGTCGTGATCGCCTCGACGCTGTCGCAGTTCAACATCCCCGAGGCCGGCCTGTTGATGATCATGGGCATCGACACCTTCCTCGACATGGGCCGCAGCGCCACCAACGTGATCGGCAACACGCTGGCGACCTCGGTCGTGGCCAAGTGGGAAGGCGAGCTCGGGCCGGAGCATGCGATTGGCCCCGGCGACGCCGTGCCTGATGACATGATTCCCGGCGAGGTGCCCGCGATGGCCGGCCATGGATAGGAGCGAACCATGGGCCAGATATCGGCGAGGTCACTGACCTCAGGCGGCTTGCTCCTTGCGGCATCGTTGCTCGCGACCTCCTTGTTCGCCACCTCGGCGTTCGCCCAGACCGGCGGCGAAGGGCTCAGCCCGACGCTGGCGGCCGTCAAGACAGCGCACACCGTGCGGCTCGGCTATCGCGAGAGCTCGCCGCCGTTCTCCTTCCTCGACCCGTCAGGCCGTCCGATCGGCTACAGCCTCGAGCTCTGCGAGGCCATCGTCGAGGAGATCGGCGTCGAGGTCGACGATCCCAGTTTGAAAATCGACTACGTCAAGGTCACCTCGGATGACCGCATCGACGCCGTGCTCCAGAACAAGATCGACCTGGAATGCGGCTCGACCACCGCCAATGCCGAGCGCGGCAAGCGCGTCGCGTTCTCGCCGCTGATGTTCGTCGCCGGCACTAAGCTGATGGTGCCGAAAGCATCCAGCGTCCAGGCGCTGGCCGATCTGAAGGGCAAGACCATCGTGGTGACGAAAGGCACCACGAACGAGCAGGCGATCCAGGCGGCGGACAAGAAATTCTCGCTGGGCCTCAAGATCGTCACCTCTCCCGACCACGAGCAATCCTACCAGATGCTCGCCGACGGCAAGGCCGATGCGTTCGCGACCGACGACATCCTGCTCTCCGGCCTGATCGCGCGTCACAAGGCGCAGGACAAGTTTCGCGTCACCGGCGATTATTTGTCCTACGACCCCTACGGCATCATGTTCAAAAAGGGCGAGCCGCAGCTCGCGGCCGTGGTCGAGCGCGCCTTCCGCAAGCTCGGCTCCAACCGCGACCTGGTCCCGCTCTACAACAAATGGTTCACCGCACGGCTTCCCACCGGCGAACGTCTGAACGTTCCGATCTCGCTGCAGCTGGAAGAGGCGTTCAAGGCGATGGACGATTCAGCGGGGGCGAGTAATTGAGCGGCGGCTGTTCGTCGAAGAGTCGGCGGTGTAAATCCCGTCATCCTGAGGTGCGAGGCCCGCGATGCGAATGCATCGCGGGAAGAGCCTCGAAGGATGTGCGGCCGCGCTGTTGCAGCCGGGCTGTCGCCCTTCGAGGTTCGCCGAAGAGGCGAGCACCTCAGGGTGACGAAGATAGATCAGCGCTCTGATTGAACCTCCCCAAACACCCGATCCAGCGCCGCGTCATACGCTGCCTGCACCAGTTGCGGATACAGCTTCCCCAGCGCCTCCATCATCACGCCGGAGTTGATCTCGAGCACGCGCCACTCGCCATCGACGCGCACCACGTCGATCGACGCGAAGGCGATGCCGATGGCGCGCGCGGCATCGGCCGCGAGCTTGACGCAGGCCGCTCGAACTTCGCCGTCCTCCAGCAACACCGGCTTGGCGCCGGCATCGAGATTATGCCGCCAATCCGTGCCGCGCTGTTTGCTGTAGACGACGAGTGGCAGGCCATCGAGCAGCACGACGCGGACCTCGTCCTCGATCGCCACATAGGGCGAGATGACGAGCCCCGTGCTCATCGAAAACACCTCGCCGGCCGCGTGGTCGAGCTCCGCCTCCGTCGTCGCCTTGAACACCGCGCGCCCCGACGTTCCCTCGTTCGGCTTCACCACCACGCCTTGAAGATTTTCGTGAAGCAGCGCGATCATCGCCTGACGCCAGCCGGCGCCAACGACCTTCTCGCCAAGCTTCGGGTTGAGAAAGAGATGATGCGGAATGCAGGGCACGCCGTCCAGCGCCAGCGCCTCTGATGTCGCCGATTTGTCGTTGGCGAGGCGGTGGGCGATGGCGCTGTTGAGGCCGATGTCGTAGCCGAAGGCGAAGCGCCGCTCGTCGCCGCGGCGCATCGCGATCAGCCAGCCACCGGCGCGGACCTCGACCGCGATGCCATGCTCCGCGCCATAGCGCCTGATCGCCTGGACGAAGATTCGCTCGTCGCTTGTCGCCATACGCGTCTGTCGGGTTTCAGGCGTTCCTGGCGCTAAAAGCCGCAAAAATGCGGGAATCGGCGCCAAACCGAGGTGAAAGTCAGAGCTATTCTTAATGAAATTATCGCGAGCGCGACGGAAATTAAGTGCTGCATTCGAACGCCGCAGGGAAAAGAAATTGCCCGCCGCGCGCGCCCGGCAGCAAATTCATTAACAATATGACCAATTCCGCCGCAAATGCCGATTTGACCGGCATCAATTGCATCTGGAACGAGGTTGATTATTGGTCTCAATCGCGTAGATCACACACGCGAAATCCTCCGCCATGGCAATGGTGTCCGCCCGGTTTACAGGGCCGGGCAACGCTTTTGCCCTAAAACCGCAATTATTCGGAATATCGAAAATCATGAGCGCGTTTTACCGAGAGAAGGTTCTTTCCGTCCAGCACTGGACCGACACGCTGTTCAGCTTCCGCGCCACGCGCGATACCGGCTTCCGTTTCCAGAACGGCCAGTTCGCGATGATCGGCCTCGAGATCGACGGCCGTCCGCTGCTGCGCGCCTACAGCATGGCGAGCGCCAACCACGAGGAAGAGCTCGAGTTCTTCTCGATCAAGGTGCAGGACGGCCCGCTGACCTCGCGCCTGCAGAAGATCAAGGAAGGCGACACCATCCTGGTCGGCCGCAAGGCGACCGGTACGCTGATCACCGACAATCTGCTTCCCGGCAAGCGGCTGATGCTGCTCTCGACCGGGACCGGCCTCGCGCCGTTCGCGAGCCTGATCAAGGACCCCGAGGTCTATGACCAGTTCGAGTCCATCGTGCTGGTGCACGGCTGCCGCCAGGTCTCCGAGCTCGCCTATGGCGAGAAGCTGGTCGCTTCCTTGCGCGAAGACGAACTGTTCGGCGAACTGCTCGCGGACAAGCTGATCTACTACCCGACCGTGACCCGCGAGCCGTTCAGGAATCGCGGCCGCATCACCGACCTCATCAACTCCGAGCAGATCTTCAACGATATCGGGCAATCGCCCCTCGACATCGCCACCGACCGCATCATGATGTGCGGCAGCCCGGGCATGCTCGAAGAGCTGAAGGTGATGTTCGAAGGCCGCGACTTCATCGAAGGCAGCGGCAACAAGCCCGGCCATTTCGTGATCGAGAAGGCGTTCGTCGAGCGGTAAGCATCGCTGTCCCGCTCGCGCGGGACGGCTTCGCCGCACACTCTCTCGTCGTCCCGGACAAGCGCGCCTCGAGCGCGCGCCGATCCGGGATTCACACTCCCAGGACGTGGTTGGGCGAAGACCAGCCGTTCGGTATTGCCACCAACTGCGACCGATATATCACGCGGTCTGGATTCCGGGTCTGCGCTTACGCTTGCCCGGGACGACACCGTTCGTGTGTGGCGACAGCTGATCCTTCCTCCCCGCCTCTTTGCTGCACCGCACCCCACCCATCGGGCTGATTGATTTATCCCGGCCGAATTCGCTAGCCTGAAACAAGGGCCGCGTCATATCCGTATGACAGGCGAAGGCGTATCGTACCGCCTCATGCTGGCGAGAGGATGGGAATCGTGGCCGACGACACCAAGACGCAGGACTCCTCCCAACACGCGTCCCACAAGCGCCTGCCGCTGGCGGAGGAGGGGATCATGGAAACCCTGCTACTGCCATTCTCGCCGCGCTTCATCGTGCTGACGATCTGCGCGGTCGTCACCGCGCTCCTGATCGGCATCGGCATCGCCGACCGCAAGATCTTCGACATCCTGCTGGTGCCGATCCTGATCTTCGGCGCGCTGACGCTGCTCGGTGTCCGCGATCTCTTGCAGAAGAGCCACGCGGTGCTGCGCAACTATCCGATTTCGGCGCATATCCGCTTCCTGCTCGAAGAGATCCGCCCCGAGATGCGGCAATATTTCTTCGAGAGCGAGAAGGACGGCATGCCGTTCTCGCGCGACACCCGCGCGGTGGTCTACCAGCGCGCCAAGATGGAGCTCGACAAGCGTCCGTTCGGCACCCAGGAGGACGTCTACCGCGAGGGCTACGAGTGGATGCATCACTCGGTGTCGCCGAAGACGCATGCCGAGGAGAAGTTCCGCATCAGCATCGGCGGGCCCGACTGCAAGAAGCCCTATTCGGCCTCGGTGTTCAACATTTCCGCGATGAGCTTTGGCGCGCTCAGCCCCAACGCCGTGCGCGCGCTCAATGCCGGCGCGAAGAAGGGCGGTTTCGCGCACGACACCGGCGAAGGCGGCGTCAGCCCCTATCATCGCGAGATGGGCGGCGACATCATCTGGGAAATCGGCTCAGGTTATTTCGGCTGCCGTCATCTCGACGGCACCTTCGATCCCGAGGCGTTCGCGCGCGTCGCCGGCGACGACCAGATCAAGATGGTCGAGCTCAAGGTCAGTCAGGGCGCCAAGCCGGGTCATGGCGGCGTGCTGCCGGCGGCGAAGGTCTCCGAGGAGATCTCCAAGATCCGCGGCGTCGCGATGGGCGAGGACTGCATCTCGCCGGCCTCGCACCGCGCGTTCTCGACCCCTGTCGGCATGATGCAGTTCATCGCCGAGATGCGGCGACTGTCCGGCGGCAAGCCGACCGGCTTCAAGCTGTGCATCGGCCATCCCTGGGAATTCCTGGCGATCTGCAAGGCGATGCTCCAGACCGGCATCTATCCCGATTTCATCGTCGTCGACGGCAACGAAGGCGGCACCGGCGCGGCGCCGCTGGAATTCATGGATCATCTGGGCACGCCGATGCGCGAGGGCGTCAATTTCGTCCACAACGCGCTGATCGGGATCAATGCGCGCGACCGCATCAAAATCGGTGCGTCCGGCAAGATCGCGACCGCCTTCGACATGGCCCGCGCCATGGCGATCGGTGCCGACTATTGCAACTCGGCGCGCGGCTTCATGTTCTCGCTCGGCTGCATCCAGTCGTTGAGCTGCCACACCGACCGCTGCCCGACCGGAGTG
The sequence above is drawn from the Bradyrhizobium amphicarpaeae genome and encodes:
- a CDS encoding cysteine rich repeat-containing protein, whose product is MFNTLKHASTRAAVLAATLFATATGAFAQAPTDAQKSAIRSACRSDFMAHCASVTPGGVEAYQCLKKNMSSLSGGCQTAVRAVEPAAAPKTEAAPAAPKAEPAPPAAKTETAPAAPKAEAAPKAAPAAPKAEPAPVAKPATAPAPKAAAAKQPSSAQVAAIKSACRGDYPKVCAGVPTGGAPALDCLEKNKAKVSPSCQSALSAASGGAVTTATPAAGAAAAPAAAPTVLVLRPLRPREELFIVQSACREDVRTLCGSVTPGGGRIIQCVASNAASLSPACRDVLAPFTVR
- a CDS encoding NADP-dependent oxidoreductase — its product is MSGNVNRQILLVEKPSGKLGPEHFKMVEGTVPAPNDGEALLRVRYISLDAANRAWMHGATYRSAVEANSVMAGGAIAEVVSSKAEGLAAGDIVFGDTGWQEFAAVPAKHLTKMPKLEPMTHLLSVFGIAGLTAYFGLLEIGKPREGETVVVSAAAGSVGSIVGQIARIKGCRVIGIAGGADKCNWLTSELGFDAAVDYKDGAVFKALRAAAPEGIDVYFDNVGGNILEACLPQMNNYGRIACCGAISQYDGAPSAHGPRGVPGLIVVKRLVMQGFIVMDYMKESQRALAELQGWVRSGRLKVQEDIIDGLENTPKALIGLLAGENRGKRMVRL
- a CDS encoding dicarboxylate/amino acid:cation symporter is translated as MSNRFTQYILAAMVLGIVMGAAIYNFLPDTRGEWASAINLIAMMFLRLIKMIIAPLVFATLVGGIAHMGSGSKLGRIFAKTMGWFISASFISLLLGLIMVNLLQPGANFPGTLPAAGQSTGLPVSAFSIEKFLTHLIPTSIADAMAQNEILQIVIFAVFFSVAMGAMPERSKPILALIDDIGHIMLKVTSYVMLFAPLAVWAAITATVAKNGLAVLWKLVVFMGGFYLSLMILWAILVVVGFIVIGPRYSHLLKLIREPLMIAFSTASSEAAYPKTLEGLNRFGASSRISSFVLPLGYSFNLDGTMMYCTFASIFIAQSYHIDMPLGTQLAMLATLMITSKGVAGVPRASLVVIASTLSQFNIPEAGLLMIMGIDTFLDMGRSATNVIGNTLATSVVAKWEGELGPEHAIGPGDAVPDDMIPGEVPAMAGHG
- a CDS encoding amino acid ABC transporter substrate-binding protein translates to MGQISARSLTSGGLLLAASLLATSLFATSAFAQTGGEGLSPTLAAVKTAHTVRLGYRESSPPFSFLDPSGRPIGYSLELCEAIVEEIGVEVDDPSLKIDYVKVTSDDRIDAVLQNKIDLECGSTTANAERGKRVAFSPLMFVAGTKLMVPKASSVQALADLKGKTIVVTKGTTNEQAIQAADKKFSLGLKIVTSPDHEQSYQMLADGKADAFATDDILLSGLIARHKAQDKFRVTGDYLSYDPYGIMFKKGEPQLAAVVERAFRKLGSNRDLVPLYNKWFTARLPTGERLNVPISLQLEEAFKAMDDSAGASN
- a CDS encoding ATP-grasp domain-containing protein, encoding MATSDERIFVQAIRRYGAEHGIAVEVRAGGWLIAMRRGDERRFAFGYDIGLNSAIAHRLANDKSATSEALALDGVPCIPHHLFLNPKLGEKVVGAGWRQAMIALLHENLQGVVVKPNEGTSGRAVFKATTEAELDHAAGEVFSMSTGLVISPYVAIEDEVRVVLLDGLPLVVYSKQRGTDWRHNLDAGAKPVLLEDGEVRAACVKLAADAARAIGIAFASIDVVRVDGEWRVLEINSGVMMEALGKLYPQLVQAAYDAALDRVFGEVQSER
- a CDS encoding ferredoxin--NADP reductase, whose amino-acid sequence is MSAFYREKVLSVQHWTDTLFSFRATRDTGFRFQNGQFAMIGLEIDGRPLLRAYSMASANHEEELEFFSIKVQDGPLTSRLQKIKEGDTILVGRKATGTLITDNLLPGKRLMLLSTGTGLAPFASLIKDPEVYDQFESIVLVHGCRQVSELAYGEKLVASLREDELFGELLADKLIYYPTVTREPFRNRGRITDLINSEQIFNDIGQSPLDIATDRIMMCGSPGMLEELKVMFEGRDFIEGSGNKPGHFVIEKAFVER
- a CDS encoding FMN-binding glutamate synthase family protein yields the protein MGIVADDTKTQDSSQHASHKRLPLAEEGIMETLLLPFSPRFIVLTICAVVTALLIGIGIADRKIFDILLVPILIFGALTLLGVRDLLQKSHAVLRNYPISAHIRFLLEEIRPEMRQYFFESEKDGMPFSRDTRAVVYQRAKMELDKRPFGTQEDVYREGYEWMHHSVSPKTHAEEKFRISIGGPDCKKPYSASVFNISAMSFGALSPNAVRALNAGAKKGGFAHDTGEGGVSPYHREMGGDIIWEIGSGYFGCRHLDGTFDPEAFARVAGDDQIKMVELKVSQGAKPGHGGVLPAAKVSEEISKIRGVAMGEDCISPASHRAFSTPVGMMQFIAEMRRLSGGKPTGFKLCIGHPWEFLAICKAMLQTGIYPDFIVVDGNEGGTGAAPLEFMDHLGTPMREGVNFVHNALIGINARDRIKIGASGKIATAFDMARAMAIGADYCNSARGFMFSLGCIQSLSCHTDRCPTGVATQDPTRARALYVPLKIDRVHNYHHATLHSLTELIAAAGLEHPQQLRPIHFSQRTSTTQVQSFARLYPALRPGELLEGTEDPRFREAWRMAQTDTFQPAL